Proteins from a single region of Urocitellus parryii isolate mUroPar1 chromosome 4, mUroPar1.hap1, whole genome shotgun sequence:
- the Znrd2 gene encoding protein ZNRD2 isoform X1: protein MALNGAGEDLGYGGLWLRGAGACSLRQDPGPLCLSSPDVDDFSWEPPTEAETKVLQARRERQDRISRLMGDYLLRGYRMLGETCADCGTILLQDKQRKIYCVACQELDSDVDKDNPALNAQAALSQAREHQLSSATELPSGPRPTPQPPVPRPEHCEGAAAGLKAAQGPPTPATAPSADVVTCTQAALLQKLTWASTELGSSTSLETSIQLCGLIRACAEALRSLKQLQH from the exons ATGGCCCTGAACGGCGCTGGTGAGGACTTGGGCTACGGGGGCCTGTGGCTGCGGGGCGCGGGAGCCTGCTCGCTCCGGCAAGATCCCGGTCCCTTGTGCCTGTCTTCCCCAGACGTCGACGATTTCTCCTGGGAGCCCCCGACTGAGGCGGAGACGAAGGTGCTGCAGGCGCGACGGGAGCGACAGGATCGCATCTCCCGGCTCATGGGCGACTACCTGCTGCGCGGTTACCGTATGCTGGGCGAGACGTGCGCGGACTGTGGG ACGATCCTTCTCCAAGACAAACAGCGGAAAATCTACTGCGTAGCTTGTCAGGAGCTCGACTCAGACGTGGATAAAGATAATCCGG cTCTGAatgcccaggctgccctctccCAAGCTCGGGAACACCAGCTATCCTCTGCCACAGAGCTGCCTTCTGGCCCTAGGCCCACACCTCAGCCCCCAGTACCACGACCGGAGCATTGTGAGGGAGCTGCAGCAGGGCTCAAGGCAGCCCAGGGGCCACCTACTCCTGCTACGGCTCCAAGTGCAGATGTGGTGACTTGCACACAGGCAGCCCTCCTGCAGAAGCTCACCTGGGCCTCAACTGAGCTGGGCTCTAGCACTTCCCTGGAGACTAGCATTCAGCTGTGTGGCCTTATCCGGGCATGTGCTGAGGCCCTGCGCAGTCTGAAGCAGCTGCAGCACTAA
- the Znrd2 gene encoding protein ZNRD2 isoform X2, translating into MALNGADVDDFSWEPPTEAETKVLQARRERQDRISRLMGDYLLRGYRMLGETCADCGTILLQDKQRKIYCVACQELDSDVDKDNPALNAQAALSQAREHQLSSATELPSGPRPTPQPPVPRPEHCEGAAAGLKAAQGPPTPATAPSADVVTCTQAALLQKLTWASTELGSSTSLETSIQLCGLIRACAEALRSLKQLQH; encoded by the exons ATGGCCCTGAACGGCGCTG ACGTCGACGATTTCTCCTGGGAGCCCCCGACTGAGGCGGAGACGAAGGTGCTGCAGGCGCGACGGGAGCGACAGGATCGCATCTCCCGGCTCATGGGCGACTACCTGCTGCGCGGTTACCGTATGCTGGGCGAGACGTGCGCGGACTGTGGG ACGATCCTTCTCCAAGACAAACAGCGGAAAATCTACTGCGTAGCTTGTCAGGAGCTCGACTCAGACGTGGATAAAGATAATCCGG cTCTGAatgcccaggctgccctctccCAAGCTCGGGAACACCAGCTATCCTCTGCCACAGAGCTGCCTTCTGGCCCTAGGCCCACACCTCAGCCCCCAGTACCACGACCGGAGCATTGTGAGGGAGCTGCAGCAGGGCTCAAGGCAGCCCAGGGGCCACCTACTCCTGCTACGGCTCCAAGTGCAGATGTGGTGACTTGCACACAGGCAGCCCTCCTGCAGAAGCTCACCTGGGCCTCAACTGAGCTGGGCTCTAGCACTTCCCTGGAGACTAGCATTCAGCTGTGTGGCCTTATCCGGGCATGTGCTGAGGCCCTGCGCAGTCTGAAGCAGCTGCAGCACTAA
- the Fam89b gene encoding leucine repeat adapter protein 25, producing the protein MRRGGSGAESEEPGKEQSAACGWRLCWAGRAGRFRACGWRPRQGKALPGGRWYRLCAGTAMNGLPSAEAPGGAGCALAGLPPLPRGLSGLLNASGGSWRELERVYSQRSRIHDELSRAARAPDGPRHATGAASSGPASGPRRPVNLDSALAALRKEMVGLRQLDMSLLCQLWGLYESIQDYKHLCQDLSLCQDLSSSLHSDSSYPPDAGLSDDDEPPDASLPPDPPPLTVPQTHNARDQWLQDAFHISL; encoded by the exons ATGCGGAGGGGTGGGTCAGGGGCGGAGTCAGAGGAGCCAGGGAAGGAACAAAGCGCGGCCTGCGGGTGGCGGCTGTGCTGGGCAGGCCGGGCCGGGAGGTTCCGAGCCTGCGGGTGGCGGCCCCGGCAGGGCAAAGCTTTGCCGGGAGGAAGGTGGTATCGCCTCTGCGCCGGCACGGCCATGAACGGGCTGCCCTCTGCTGAGGCTCCAGGCGGCGCGGGCTGCGCCCTAGCCGGGCTCCCGCCGCTACCGCGCGGCCTCAGCGGCCTCCTCAACGCAAGCGGGGGCTCGTGGCGGGAGCTGGAGCGCGTCTACAGCCAGCGCAGCCGCATCCACGACGAGCTGAGCCGCGCCGCCCGTGCCCCAGACGGGCCCCGCCACGCCACTGGCGCCGCCAGTTCGGGGCCAGCCTCCGGCCCGCGTCGCCCAGTCAACCTCGACTCGGCACTAGCCGCGCTGCGCAAGGAGATG GTGGGGTTACGGCAGCTGGACATGTCGCTGTTGTGCCAGTTGTGGGGCCTGTATGAATCAATCCAGGACTACAAACACCTGTGCCAAGACCTGAGTTTATGCCAGGACCTGTCATCTTCCCTGCACTCGGACAGCTCCTATCCACCGGATGCCGGCCTCTCTGATGACGATGAGCCTCCTGATGCCAGCCTGCCCCCTGACCCACCACCCCTCACTGTGCCCCAGACACATAATGCCCGAGATCAGTGGCTGCAGGACGCCTTCCACATCAGCCTTTGA